A stretch of DNA from Gallus gallus isolate bGalGal1 chromosome 7, bGalGal1.mat.broiler.GRCg7b, whole genome shotgun sequence:
TGAGCTTGGCCCCATGAGTTTGCTCTTCAAAGCATTCCTGTCTTTACTGTCCAACGCACCAAATGTCTCGCCCAGCTGCACAGTGGGTCTGTGAGCCTTGTTAAGAGCTGGGTTTATTGTGCTTTCTTGAGGAATGCACACTCCCAACAAGGAGCTGGGAAGTGTTAACTAAGGACTTTAGGCTCTGTAGGTCAGAGGAAGCTATTTGGAAACTAACTAGGAGTATTTAACTCATTTCCTTACCTGGATGAACTCTGGGTGTTTTGGTACTTTCAGTTGAAGTAGATTTTCCTTTGGGTTGTGTTCTACTAGGGAGAAAGGGGAGGGCATCCCTCATCGATCCCAGCATCAGCACTGTGGTGGTGGAAACACAACGTATCACACAGTAGGCCATGCAGATAGCCATGACCTGTCAGAGCCAAAGCCTTTCATCTGCCTGTTTATATTTCTGTCACCACAAACAGATGCCTTTCACCTAGGGCTTGTCCAGAGCCCTCTGTTGGTGCACCACTGCAGCCTTGCAGATCTAACATTAGAAATTCAGCTCCCTGTGTCATTTCTGTATTGTAAGCCAGAAAAGTTTATCTTCAGTGGACACAGCAACACCTATACCGGGCTCAGTTGTCCTGATCATTGAATAATAGAATCcttaaggttgggaaaggtcgtgaagatcatctagtccatccatcaacccatcaccaccatgctcactaaaccatgtccttcagtgccatgTCTAcgcttttcttgaacacctccagggacagtgactccaccacctcccttggcagcccattccaatgcctcaccactcttccttacttttttttcctaatatacaacCTGATGTAGGAGTACTGAGccatcccagtgctgcccaAGCACAGACTTCTCCAAAGGTTAAGCCTTGCCCACACTAACGGCTTTTGGAGTTCTCTTGGCAGCATTAGGTAACTCCAAGCTGTCTTTGAAGTTCACTTTAAACATCTCTCAAAGCTGTAATGGGGGATGTGAATGGGAGATGCGTAATGACCACAATGACCTCATAAAGAACATAGTGAGAAAGCTGACATACCTGAGTATCGTGGGATCTGAGCCTCTGAGTCAATGGGCTGAAGAGCCAGCCTCTCTTGTTTGCTCTGTCATCTGGTTGACATGACCATAAGCTCCCCGTGTGCAGGCTCTCCAGCCCCTCTCTAAGCAGGATTTGCCCATGACACGTGGTTAATGGCATTAACTATTGGCTCTCTTCTATCTGGGGAGAAAAGCACTCTCCGAGAGTGCTCTCAGAGATACAGATGTGTGGAAATGGAAACGTTTCTAAATGTGACCTGGTGAACTAAATGGAAATTGAAACAGAGCTCATACTCAGTCTGTGCAGAAAAGAGGTGTGAGCAGGACAACACTCATCTGAAGGGAAACACTATGGGGGTGCTGTGGAAAGGGCACTCAATTTCCAGCAAattggaaagaacaaaaaaaaaagctttaaaaatatagatAGAGGAGAAACCACATTCACAGCAagctctgctgtctgtgtcCCACCTTGTTCCCATCTCTGATGTCCATGGACCAAACGTCTCCTTGGTATAAGAGTTACAGAAAGGATCAGTTAGATGTGATGAGCCAGAATTGTACCTGGCATCACCCTGGAATGACAGTTCCTTTTTAGCAAACCCAGATTATTTTGCCTATTTAGTAAACTGGCCTGACTAGTATTGCTGTTcccatgcatacacacacataccaGACAATAATCTCCTTAACAACCCACAGATGAATTCCTCAGCTTATGAATCTGCCAGAAAACACATAATTTTCCCCATCAAGGAATGTTGCTTGGCACATCTTTAATATATCACTTACACAGCCCTCAATCAACCTAAATGATTCATCTCGCAGCATCTCTTAGGCGAGGCTTTACGTGATAGAATGGTTCATCCCCACTGAAAAAGCACACACCATTCAGTCCCACGTATCGACTATAAAAGTTATTAATAACAAGGAATTATTGAGATAAGAGCCACGAGGGCAGCTCTAGGTCCTGTGATGGCAGCTGGCCTGCTGTGAGCTCCCTCAGCAGAACTCAGCCAGAATTTGCCCCCATGGGAACAGATCAGAGGCTCGCAGGCTCCATACCAACCCATGCATCATATTTTATGTTGTGTTTTACACTTTATCAGCCTCCACATTAAGATTTACTGGTGTTTCCTTGCTGCTTAGTGGTTGTAACTCAGGATGTGCTCACTGTGTTGTAGTACAGGCTTGAACCTTGAACCCAACTGCAACCAACTGCAGAGCATGAAGGAAAACTGCTCTGAGCAACAAGACAGGGAACAGCTCACCCATGTTCCTGCAGGCCACTCATCCCCTCTTTGTGATGCCTTGAGTCTGTATCACCCCCTCAAGATAAAATCCATAGCTgcccatcatagaatcatagaatcattaaggttggaagagatctccgGGGTCATCTAATCTGAtcaccaacccacccccaccatacccactgaccacatccctctgtgccacatctccatggtccttgaacacctccagggacggtgactccaccacctctctgggcagcctgtgccagtgcctcaacactcgttctgagaagaaatgtttcctaatatctaacctgaacctcccctctGATGAGCCTGAGCACCCCTTGGATGGAGATACCGATGATTGGCCTGAGGACAGAGTACAGTGAGCTGTCTGAGCCCGCCCAGCCAACACATTGTCCAGGGCACCTGGGAAgtcatttttcatctctctccAGGGCTGGTTGCATTACGTAAGGTTCTTTGGACCCCGGACAGGCGAAATGGGGTTATAGTTCCATGTGATCTCAGCTACATTTCCCATCTCAGCGTCCCAATTTTGCGTGCAGACATGGTAACTTGGCTCCTTTCCTGTTTGGAAACATTTGTTTGGACGTTCTGAGGCTTTCTCAAAGTTGTGGACCCCCGCCACAGGGTGTTAGATGGCTTTAGATAAGAAATCTCCATAAAACTGCAAATAATATGTCTTCTGCAGTAAATCTTTCTTCTTAGGCAAGAGTGAAGTGGTCACATTGTGCTGCTCTACATCACAGCCCACCTGTTGCAAGGAAAGTGCCAAGAAAATTATACACCAGTGGGAAAGTGTAGATTGCGTATATGGCTTGGACCCAGCAAgggtctgtggggctgtgggataCACATTAAAATATCACCCCGTGTCTCTGAGGCTTAATTTGTGCAATGGAAAGGGAATCTCCAGCTAAATAGGAACAAGCAGTGTGTGGGATCAAGCAGCACGGCCATAGCTGCTGCCTTTGCCCTTCAGGGGAAGAGGGGCCACCCGCCAGATGAAGCCTAACACAGTAGGGATATAAAGATTTTAAACATCCAGCCGTGTCCTCTTCCCAGCAGGCAGGGATCACTGCTTCGGCACTGTGCAGCAATCGTGGGGACGGATGGGACCTGCACAGCCACACGGTCCCATCTCTGCCATATCCCCCACACCACCCATTCCCAAAAGGACCTTCTTTCACCCACCGATGGGCTTTGCTAGAGAGGAGTCCCACGAGGCCGAAAACCCACGTGGAGGTGTGAAAATGAAGGGTGAGCTGGGCAGGCAGGTTGTGAAGCCGCCGGAAGGCACCATCGGCGTGCAGCAGCTCGGCTGTGCTGACGGCCGAGAGCCACGAGATGGCTCTGGAAGCCAGCATTTGGGACACATCGTTTGGAACGCAGCATTTGGAGTGCAGCGGTGTGAGGAAGGCCGGGAGGGGGCCGGGTGCTGCCGCTGAGATGCTGAGTTCTGAGCTCCCTGATCcggctgtaggtgtccctgttcgttgcaggggagttggacgGGATGGcttctaaaggtcccttccaactcaaaccatcccatggctctgtgctgcctgtAGGACCCTGGAAAGCCACGCAGTCTTGGCGTACCACCCTAAAATGTACCACCTCTGTGGGGTTTTGCTACCTGTGCTGTCAGCTGCACCCGAGCACAGCATGGTCCCGATGTGGCACACCCAAGGCACAGTGATGGGAGTGAGCAGCTGATCCCGATGCAAAATCCCACTGAGCGTGGCTCATAGCTCTGCAAAACACCCTCAAGCCCCGATCCTGCATGCCCTCAGTCACTCCTCTCCCTTTCACCAGCTCCTCAAGACTTCCAGTAAACAACGGAAGGTAGGAAAGGGCAGAAAAGGCCCGGAGAAGTGTAAAGCTGTTGTTAAGAAATAAGCAAGGCACACAGCCAGTGACTCACAGTTTAATGCCTGGGAACAAAGCTGTTCTTCAATGGACCACATGCAGCGACAGCGCGTACTGCAAACTGCAAAGCCTCTGTAGCATCCAGCTAAAATGTGTGGCAAATAAAACCTTTGCTCACCAATCTCGGTGCTTCTGAGCATCGCCTGTCACAGGATTTGTTGTCCTTCTTAAAAAACATAAGGCAGGCACTGAAATTAATAGTAAGTTATGGAGATAATGGGGTTTTTAACGAGCTGCTTTTGGTTGGGGGGGTTCCTTCACAGTGACTCCTCCACTGCATTACAAATACCAGTGCTGAGCTCGGAGGCAATGTGGTGAAAAGTGCATTAGTCTGCATCTGTTTGAACAGAAGGACCAAAGTCTGCAGGAAACGGAGCTATTGTTCCACCATGGCACAGAGGCACAGGGGTTTGTATGGAGCAGGACAAGAGaaaggcacagtgctgtggcACCACCAGAAGAAGGACGGCTGTTGCCATACAACCAGAGCAGCTGTagcagaggaatggaaaaggaaaggatggCTCTATGGCTTCACGCTGGGAGCACCCGCAGTGCCCACGTTATGAGGTCCCAGGCACTGGGAAGGGAGATGGGGCTCCCATTTCTTTCCATGCTAACTACGAACGTGGAAACTTttgcagaactgctttccaATGAGATGGATGAACCAAACCCAAAGATGACGCAGGGGCGGCTTTGCCCTCCGTTGCACAAAGCCTACAGCTGTCCTTGTGTGTATTACTGAGTACTGATTCGGATCTGTTATCGTCCAAGATTGCAACAGATGCCAAGGTTGAGTGGAACATTCCTTAATGACATACTGCTCCACTTCCACCTCCTGGCTCAGAAAGTACCGATCTCCCTCCCAAACGTGCTGCAACCCAGAAGGAAAGACCTGCTCCTAAAACACTCTGCATCCAAAGAAATACCTCCCCCGAAGAACTGAGACCCCGCTGCACATTCGATTTTTGgctaagaataataataataacaataagcTGCCATCCCTCACTTGGGATCTGTCTCCCCACCTGTCTGGGCTGAGGCCTGGGGCAGCCAATGTTGGGCATCCACATAGAAGagcccaccccaaacccacccttcccacagccacagctttCTGCAAAATGACAGAGTGAATGCAAAATCTCCAGAGTGAAAAGGAATTAGTAAAACCCCATATTCATGAAATATTGAGAGCTAATTATATGTGCATCGGAAACCTCTGGGGGAAGGGAGATGGAGGCCTTTCATTAGACGGGAACTGGAACTTTTTCATCATTTGTCTAACTCAGGAATGTGAGGCTGCTGTCTGGAGAGGGATGTGGGAtttggctgcagggctgggcgtGCAGGTGAAGTGCCATGCCAGAGAGGGTTCCATTATACTGTGGCATGTCCTGGAGAGGGCTCTGAGCTGAGCAGCTCAGCCGGGGCTGGCTCCTGCCATACCTCTTCCCTCCTGCACCATAAGGAGCCATTGTTCCCTAACCATGATCCTTATGGGCCCTttccaacttgagatattctacgattctataatTTCCATTTCCCCATGCAGCCCAACGGCTCCAAAGTCCAGTTCCTCGCTCCAGACCTGGTGGCACCTCTGCTGAAGAGGACGGAggctctgctctcctccagctGTCTCCGGAAAGTTCAATTCCTTCCCCTTcgatctgctccctgctttggcGACAGAACCGAACTGTCAGCGGTTGCCACCACCGGCCAAAACAAGGCTGAGCAGGATGGCTGCGGGAACCCCCCGTCTTCCTGCCGGGGGGGCAAAGCCACGGCCCGGGAGCAGCTCTCCCAGGGGCTCGGGGCTGTACCGGGGGCTCGGGATTCCACATccccctctctgctctgccctatGCAGCCACaggagccccgcagccccgcggagCCGCCGTCTGCACGCCCCGGCCCTGGGATTTCCCCTTCGGATCCCCGATGCCCCCATCCATTCCCTCCCCCACCGATCCCCCCCTCGGTGCGTTTTCCATCACCTTTTGTTGGGGTTACAGAGCAGGAGACTGAATGTACCCGGGGCATTAAGGAGAAACAAACGCAGGCAGGCCGTGCTCCCCCCGATCCGCCTATTTAGGGCCGCGATCGTAATGAACCGCCGTGATTTCGGGCTGCCGCTGCTCTCAATTACCTCCTCGGCTATCCTCCCCCTGGCTGGAAATAAACCCGAGCGAGGGGGCAAAGAGCCCACCGCACTCGTGCTCGGCTTTATTTACTTTTGCtcttattgttattattattttcgAAATTTGGAGAGAGAGCAAGCTTTTCAATTGCTGAAATAATTGCCTGGGAGAAAGGTTTCTTAATCTGTTCATCCATTATTGACTCGGGCTGCACTATTTGGCTCGCTGCTTTTTATCGCCAGAAGATCACGTCCGGGAGTCTTTTGCATAACAATTTTTAAAGAGGACACATCCTTATATCAAAAGTGGACGTGACTCGAATTTTGCCGGCGTTTGTCCCGAAAATGACCCAATTCCGGTTACTGCCACTGGGCAGCAGTAACATTGCATCATTTCTCCAGGCGATAGACTTATTTCgctctcctctctgcccctctccctgccccccTCCTCCTCCGACCCCCCTCCCCTCAAAGCAGGGCGTACTTTTAACGCTGATTATTTTGTCTCGCTGCCTTTTAGCCCCACGCACGCTGTTTTCTCTCCCTGGGAACGGCCGAGCGGAGAGGAGCGGGACCTGCTCGGGGAGCGGCGCGGCCAATTAGCGCCGAAAGTTCCCGTGCGAGGCAGAAATTGCGCCTGCAACGAAATTTCGCTGCGAGCCGCCGCGGAGAGACAGCGGTGCTGCCCCTCCCGCAGCCCCTCCCGCCGCGATTCCCTCGACGAGGATCAAAAGAGCCCCCCTCTCCCCCGCGCCCTCACATCGAAATGGTGCCGCTGCCTCCCAGCCCAACCGGTCAAGTTAATTCCGGAACAAAGGAGGACACAAACACAAAGGATCGCTCTCCCCCCGCCTTCCTCTCTCCCCGACTCCAACTTCCCCGGTGcccgggcccggcccgggcCGCCCCCCCGGGTCCCAGCGCCCGGCAGAGGGGGGTGGCAGAGGGGACAGCGGGGACGCGGGGCCGGTCTCTCCTCTGGGCGTTGAAAGGGGAGAAATGCTCGCACTCAGGCCcgaaagggtaaaaaaaaaaatagtctatTACGGATGGGTCGTCTCCCACCCCCGGGGCACGGAGCCCCTAAGGCAGCACCCGGGGCACGGAGGCAGCGGGGAGCATCTTCCGATGACGGCGCGACTCGGGCAAACTTCCCACGCCGGTGGCAGGGagccccgcgcagccccgcgggTCGCGGTCCCGCGTGCGCCCCTACGGTGGGAGAAGAGCCCGGGGCCGCTCCCAGCCTCGAGGTGCCCCCGCCCGCGGGGCCCCGTCCCGGAGAGCGGCGGGGAGGGCGGAGGCCGGGAGGCGGCAGGCGTCGGCCCTTTGCGAAAGTATCCCCGCAGCCTTCCTTCCCCCCGAGCGGACGCGAGAGCGGAGAGCCGGGGAGGGAGAGAGCGGGAGGACGCGGAAAACGCGGTGGAAGACGGCCGCGGGTGCGAGGCTGTCGCTGGGGAAGGGTGAGAGGAAGACGCGCGCCGAAGCCGCGCCGCAAACTTTCAGCCCCCGTTCGTAACGCGCTCGGCGAGGGGACGGCGGTGCCCGACCCAAAGAGGGGAAAAGCGGCTCTCGGAGACGTCCGCCGTAACTTAGAGCCGAGCGCCGGGGCGGCAGGAAGGCGCCGGGACTGCGCGCCCGGCACGGGATCCGCTGCGCTCCTCCGCTGTGCTCCGGGGATCCCGGGAGCCGCTCTGCGGGGCCGCTCCGGGTGCTGCGAGGTaggggggggcggcggccgggggggggggttaaggAAGGGGCTTCGCAGCGAGCgcctctctgctctcctctgcccttTCTGTCCTTATTTCCTTCGCCCTGactcctctcttttcttttcttttcttttcttttcttttcttttcttttcttttcttttcttttcttttcttttcttttcttttcttttcttttcttttcttttcttttcttttcttttcttttcttttcttttcttttcttttcttttcttttcctttcttttcttttcctttcttttcttttctcttcctttcttttcttttctcttcctttcttttctcttcctttcttttctcttcctttcttttctcttcctttcttttctcttcctttcttttctcttcctttcttttactttctctacctttcttttctcttcttttttctcttcttttcttcttctctattctttgcttttctctccttttctttccttttcttcttctttattctttccttttcttcttctctattctttccttttctttccttttccttttctttttttcttttttcttttcttcttctttttcttcttttcttatcttctttctctttccttctctcttccctctcttctctcctttttccccctttcatttattttcttttctccgtttccttttttctttcctcctttctctttaattattttttcctttttttttctttgacactCTTCCCCCCCGTCGTCTTTTCAAGCtttgtccttttcctcttccttttcttttctttttttctttttttttccgttttatttttctgtttccctttttcctttttcctcttgttcctttttatatttcctccgccccctccccctttttctttttctttttattttcctttttttttttttttccttgtaagaaaagcaacaaaccaacaacacgGCCAAGAACCAGAATCAcacttttctctcccctccACCCAAACTTCCACTGGCTATTTCCATCCCCAACCCCTttgaagaaagaggagaggacaatgacaaacaaataaacaacccAAATcttgccctgcagctcccagccggGCTGCGTTGCGGCCGGGGATGCTCCCGGCGGACCCCGTCCCGAAGCCGAACACAGGGACACGGGGACGCGGCCCCGCCGGATCCCGGCTCCGTCTCGGGGCATTGGTGGCCGCGCCGCCCGCTCGGGGCTGCCCCTCTCCGGCCCTCGGCAGTGGGAGCTGCCCACCCGCACCCCCCTCCCGCTCCCCGCACGGGCAATGCGAATCCCGGAGATGGAACCCCGCTCCCCGAAAAAAAGTTTCGAGCGGGGTCGCTTCCACCACCTATTTACCAACGAATTACACCGCTATTATTGCTTTCAATGAAGACCGAATCCCCGAGCGATAATTGAATTACTCTATTGAAGGGACTGTCAGGTACAATGACGTGGTATATCCCGCGCATTTCCCAGGGTCTATAGGCTTTGGGGACCCGGAATGTATGGTCTGACCTTACAGCTCATAATAATAATGCTGCACTTGTAGCAGAAATCTATTCGCATTCACTTTTAACAAAACCGCTGGTCAGCCGGTCCCTGTAGGAAGGATGAAATCCATTGTATTGGAACAACTCATTTATGTCCTTCAGCAAAGGCCCCAATGAGATCTGATCTAGACCTGGAAATAGGATTACCACAGCGTATATTAACCACGTTCCTATACTTCCTCCTTcctaggaaaacaaaaaaaaaaaatgtaaaggattTGAATTTGGATTTGGATTTTGATTTCAATTTCGAATTGAATCCCTCGTCCTCCCGCCGGCCTTCCTCgaaaagaagaacaaattgaaagaaagaaaggaaagaaagaaggaaagaaggaaagaaagaaggaaagaaggaaagaaggaaagaaggaaagaaagaaggaaagaaggaaagaaggaaggaaagaaggaaaggagaaagaaaatgaatcgAACGAAATGGGAGCGTTGGCACCGTCCTGTCGCCGAGGAGGCGCTGCGGACACCGTGCGGGCGCCTCCCGCACCCCGACGGCAGCGGCCCCGGAACGCACAGCGGGACGGAGCCCACACTGCAGAGCGGCCCCTCCGCCCCTTCGGTGTTCCCATCGCCACGAGTCGGAGAGGGAACTTTTCCTAACGGGGAATTATCGTGATTATTGATCataattattactattattttttttaagcttccGTCCTCCCGATGCAAACATACCAACCCGATGGCTGCAACAACTCTCTGCTGTAATATTTATCTATTTCGGTgccgggaaaaaaaaaaaaagaaaagaaaaaaagcaaaaaaacaaacaacaaaacaccaaaccaacaacaaacaccCAGCGTGGAAATGCGCTTCGCCTTTCCCTTTAACCCCTCCTCATTGATCCCGGCGATCCCCCCACCCTTCCGCGCACGAACCCACTCGATTTATAGCGAAGCTCTGAATCCAGAGCGGCTCCAGAAGAGGAGCGCTCCGGATGGAACGATCCCTCCATACACACACGGCACTgtctctccccccccctccccccccgtcCCCCTCCCAGCGCTCGGGAAGGCAAATTAAATAGTTAAAGGCTTcgatttctctctctctcccttttgttACCCAATTTTGGAACATTTAAGGATGGGTGTGTGTATTGTATTCAATAATAAAAGCTATAGGGCCGCCAGGACATTTATCATCCTATTACTGTAACAAATCCGGGCTCCCAATACATGAAAGGTAAAATGAATTACCGACGTTAAGCCGTCAATAAAGTCATTTCTGTAAATGGTGTCTCCGAAGGACCGCGGCATTATTCAACCGGCTTTATCAGCAGCTGGGAAATTACGGCGAGAAGCTCGCAGCGTGTAATATGGCCCTGCTTACTTTGATTAAGCGTCTTGCCAGGGAATAGTGACAGTGCTTTTGACCAGGTTTTATTCGCCGTCCTGTGATGAACGCCAAGCTGATCAGGCGGAATGAAGAGTAATTAAAACCTATAAATTATCTTTTGCAGCCCTTCTCAAGGCGTCTCTTGCAGGAGAGATAAGGCGGCGAGCCCCCATTTACGGCTCTGAAAGGGACCGCGGCTCACAAAGGCTACGTGGCTAAATGGGATATTGATAGTGTCCTAATTAGAATTTAATTAAGTACCCACGCTCGCTTTTGGGATAAAGATTTCAATTTTGCTaacttaaatataaataaacccAATTTCGGGCGAGTAAATGATACGGTGTTGTGGATGCGGgcgggtgggggggaggggggtaaGGGGGGGAACGGGGGTCGCGCTCATTGCAGTGCGGACGTTGTGCGCTGCGGCGTTTTGGGGCGGTGGTGTTGGGGCGGACGAGTCGGGAGGTGCCGCGGTACGGAAAGAGCCGAGAGAGCTTCGGGGGGAGCGGAGCGCGGGGGGCCCTTCGGTCCCGTGTGCCACCCCCCGGTGTCCGTCCCCACGTCCATACATACCTATGGCACATCCGCATCGCACATATAGGACGTAAGGGCGGCGGCACGTGATGCGGCCTCCCCTCCTCTcgtcattgttttttttctgggggggggggggggggtggaaatcGGCTCTTTTCGGGGCCGCCCCTTCCCGCAGGTGCCCGCAGGAGCCCCGCACGGAGCTGCGGCCGCGGGGCGCCGGGAACCGCTCTGAGCCCCCTCGGGGCCGTCGGGTGGCAGCGGAGAGAGGGCAGCAGCTGCGGCCCCGGGAGGCCGAGGGACACCAAACCCGGCCTTAGGGTTACGCATTATTCTTATTGTTTTCCCTACACGTTAGTTTTTAGGAACACAAAACGCTGATAAACCACGCACCGGTCTCCCCACCCTTCCAAAACCCCGAATTCCCGTCCCGCAGCCCCGAGGTGTTGGCTctgagctgagagcagagcacCGCGGGGCGGAGGGCCGCTCTCGAAGCCCGAACCCACAGACCGACCCCGGGTAGGCGGCTTTGCATCCCCCCAAAATAATACCGATGCCGCTCAGTGTGGAGCGAGGCAGCGCGGCAGCTCCCGGTTCGCCCTTTGCTTTCCCATGATTTATcgctatatatatatatattttaaatattattattattattactgttttctAAAGGAATGAAAAACGAAAAGTTTCAACCCGAGGCCCTCTCCGTCTCTCCTTCCCCCGACACGGAAACACACAATCGAAGGGTGCGGGCTTTACTGTTTGGGGAATGGTTTACGATCTGGGGGCGCCCCAGACCTCCCAGGGccggggagcggggagggcgCTGCAGGCGGTGGGGGCGCTATAACGGGGGGCGCTATAATGGGATGTATGAGGGTGGCGCCGCGAGGGGGGCGCTGTAATAGAGGAGGACTAAGGGGGCGCTATAATGGGGCTCCTTAATGGGGCCACTCTAAGGGCGCTCTATAATGGGGGCACTCTGGAGGGGCTCTATAATCGGGGTACTATAATGGAGTTCTATAATGGGGGCACCGAAAAGGGGCTCTATAATGGGGACACTCTAAGGGGGCCCTATAACGGGGACGCTCTAAGGGGGCCCTATAACGGGGACGCTCTAAAGAAGATGCTCCGAGGGGGTTCTAGACTAGGGACGCT
This window harbors:
- the LOC107053870 gene encoding translation initiation factor IF-2-like; amino-acid sequence: MGRLPPPGHGAPKAAPGARRQRGASSDDGATRANFPRRWQGAPRSPAGRGPACAPTVGEEPGAAPSLEVPPPAGPRPGERRGGRRPGGGRRRPFAKVSPQPSFPPSGRESGEPGRERAGGRGKRGGRRPRVRGCRWGRVRGRRAPKPRRKLSAPVRNALGEGTAVPDPKRGKAALGDVRRNLEPSAGAAGRRRDCAPGTGSAALLRCAPGIPGAALRGRSGCCEENKKKKCKGFEFGFGF